A region of Sugiyamaella lignohabitans strain CBS 10342 chromosome A, complete sequence DNA encodes the following proteins:
- the TTI1 gene encoding Tti1p (Subunit of the ASTRA complex, involved in chromatin remodeling; telomere length regulator involved in the stability or biogenesis of PIKKs such as TORC1; similar to S. pombe Tti1p; detected in highly purified mitochondria in high-throughput studies; GO_component: GO:0070209 - ASTRA complex [Evidence IDA] [PMID 19040720]; GO_component: GO:0005737 - cytoplasm [Evidence IEA,IEA]; GO_component: GO:0005737 - cytoplasm [Evidence IDA] [PMID 14562095]; GO_component: GO:0005739 - mitochondrion [Evidence IDA] [PMID 16823961]; GO_component: GO:0005634 - nucleus [Evidence IEA,IEA]; GO_function: GO:0003674 - molecular_function [Evidence ND]; GO_process: GO:0008150 - biological_process [Evidence ND]; GO_process: GO:0016568 - chromatin modification [Evidence IEA]) codes for MSGPPPMIDGSHDALPTPEFLQKPKELWKAGCEALEALFLLYHTSQNGLQHGLDGLDRDGGTSGKLASMPTFAHNITVFLDCLEYGFELVELQLVALRAMGVLLFQIIRSGDELSLVLPGIVSRIVKLVTGKFGGRTNYLVIASSIDLLSDILVSVMNDIELEGILDDSDSKVVSVSDDETQSISPVAIEPNMGNVVRTKPWLKASREQVKLALDSIITIRNHSKREPQNAILRLSLSILERSSQALSNCLPTVLDTIVFFASSNNNITDGDLRTKAENALKFHVSNYSVVKNIFEKRAFNWVESLSRLLVSHDDQQSIRILNAIQTSLELLKDTASETVLSDSLIRTVGDVVNLKPVTKQPLPVTGFSLNSKELVQTNSISASKRQLSFADFGITSLLSSESQLNLSKVLTSIGSSRNGSIVLGTLLDRVESEPPGSELKVTYFWMTMNLLKGVCISNKAEAEEIDSWIITDEATPASPDDAGTILDALYYCRELVQQATSVRFNKETDPMVCLSLQGIALVAEFLGVGFRDELVDTLYPLVEMLGHSNPLIVAQSQRAILQITQSCEYDTVQSLIVDNADYLVDGMSIKLNTLDISPRTTVILTTLINLAGPKITPYLDDLVSTMFVILDNYHGYTTLTEGIFSVFKALVAETEKGYSEALLLEGSKVTFDSTGAIVSQTPHLSNLTELLAELSRKPELPQLEVDSDDEDDDNSHNNKPFSERLAEVENRFKEDSQDNMQEDADLESKPLENPDEKLQQEWTSIVPKSTYKVIEHIVNYSDRYLTHTSSTLRYNLLELISSSMTIMASSQTDFLPLVNKIWPVITSRLDDSDTFVLEAALKCIGIACEKAGDFMTKRVVALWPKLKSLTAPFASKKRSLKFSPELRLLTALVNSLEMILANTPVPDDLFEDILSTFSRYFDLEQTKGLKYQLEKINGDAVWIECLMMGSAKPPTPPHESLAPIKIASR; via the coding sequence ATGAGTGGGCCACCACCAATGATTGATGGCAGCCACGATGCTCTGCCGACCCCTGAGTTTCTTCAAAAACCCAAGGAGCTTTGGAAGGCTGGGTGTGAAGCTCTAGAAGCTTTGTTTTTACTGTACCATACATCACAGAATGGATTACAGCATGGCCTTGATGGCCTTGATAGGGATGGTGGGACTTCCGGAAAGCTTGCTTCCATGCCTACATTCGCACATAATATCACTGTATTTCTAGACTGTTTGGAATATGGGTTTGAGCTGGTGGAACTCCAATTAGTAGCGTTGAGAGCTATGGGCGTACTACTTTTCCAAATAATACGCTCAGGTGACGAGTTATCTTTGGTACTTCCAGGAATTGTGTCAAGAATAGTCAAATTGGTTACTGGGAAATTCGGTGGTCGCACTAATTATCTTGTAATTGCCAGCAGTATTGATCTCCTTTCAGATATTCTTGTGAGTGTGATGAATGATATTGAGTTAGAAGGAATATTAGATGACAGCGATAGCAAGGTGGTAAGTGTGTCAGATGATGAAACCCAGTCTATTTCTCCTGTCGCTATAGAGCCGAATATGGGTAATGTTGTGAGAACAAAACCATGGCTTAAAGCATCTCGAGAGCAAGTTAAGCTTGCGCTCGACTCAATAATTACTATCCGGAATCATAGCAAACGAGAACCTCAGAACGCGATACTTCGTTTAAGTTTAAGCATCCTAGAACGCTCCTCTCAAGCCTTATCCAACTGTCTGCCTACTGTTCTAGACACAATCGTCTTCTTTGCATCTtctaacaacaacatcactGATGGAGACCTTCGAACTAAGGCTGAAAATGCACTAAAATTCCATGTTTCTAATTATTCTGTCGTAAAGAACATTTTCGAGAAACGAGCATTCAACTGGGTCGAATCACTCTCACGATTGTTGGTATCTCACGATGACCAACAATCAATCAGAATCTTGAATGCAATTCAAACGTCACTCGAACTACTAAAAGATACAGCATCAGAAACAGTTTTAAGTGACTCGCTGATTAGGACAGTGGGTGATGTCGTCAATTTAAAACCAGTCACCAAACAGCCTCTTCCAGTTACCGGTTTTAGTCTAAATTCCAAAGAACTCGTACAAACAAATAGCATTTCAGCATCAAAGAGGCAACTTTCCTTTGCAGACTTTGGAATTACCTCGCTGCTATCTTCAGAAAGTCAATTGAACCTGTCTAAGGTGCTGACATCTATCGGTTCATCCCGTAATGGGAGCATAGTATTGGGTACTTTACTAGATAGAGTAGAGAGTGAACCTCCTGGTTCCGAGCTTAAAGTAACCTATTTCTGGATGACAATGAACCTTCTAAAAGGTGTATGCATTTCAAACAAAGCAGAGGCTGAAGAAATCGACTCGTGGATTATTACTGATGAAGCTACTCCAGCATCACCAGATGATGCAGGCACTATTTTGGATGCGTTATATTACTGTCGAGAACTAGTTCAACAGGCTACATCTGTGCGATTTAATAAGGAGACCGACCCTATGGTTTGTCTGTCACTCCAGGGAATTGCATTAGTAGCGGAATTTCTAGGAGTGGGATTCCGTGACGAACTGGTTGATACACTATACCCGCTGGTGGAAATGCTGGGTCATTCAAACCCACTCATAGTGGCCCAGTCTCAGCGTGCTATCCTTCAAATTACACAAAGCTGCGAATACGACACTGTCCAGTCTTTAATTGTCGACAATGCTGATTATCTGGTTGATGGTATGTCCATCAAACTAAACACTCTAGATATATCACCAAGAACAACAGTGATTTTGACCACATTAATAAACTTAGCGGGTCCTAAAATTACGCCTTATCTAGATGACTTGGTGTCAACAATGTTTGTCATTCTCGATAATTATCATGGCTACACCACATTAACCGAAGGGATCTTTTCAGTTTTCAAAGCACTTGTCGCAGAAACCGAAAAGGGGTATTCTGAAGCACTCCTACTAGAAGGGAGTAAAGTGACTTTTGATAGCACAGGAGCAATTGTAAGTCAAACACCTCATTTGAGTAATTTGACTGAATTGTTGGCTGAACTTTCTCGAAAACCTGAATTACCTCAACTAGAAGTGGATAgcgacgatgaagatgatgacaatAGTCATAATAACAAGCCATTTTCTGAGCGATTAGCAGAAGTCGAAAACAGATTTAAGGAAGACTCACAAGATAATATGcaagaagatgctgatttAGAATCAAAACCTCTTGAAAACCCAGACGAGAAGCTACAACAAGAATGGACATCCATCGTGCCCAAATCTACCTACAAAGTTATTGAACACATAGTCAACTACTCTGACAGGTATCTAACTCACACCTCATCGACCCTCAGATACAATCTGCTAGAACTTATCTCCTCTTCTATGACGATAATGGCTTCTAGTCAGACAGATTTTCTGCCTCTGGTGAACAAGATCTGGCCTGTCATCACATCACGGCTCGATGACTCCGACACATTTGTTCTCGAAGCGGCTCTGAAATGCATAGGAATTGCCTGTGAAAAAGCTGGTGACTTCATGACGAAACGTGTAGTAGCACTATGGCCCAAACTCAAAAGTCTGACGGCTCCCTTTGCATCAAAAAAGAGAAGCCTCAAGTTCTCACCCGAACTTCGTCTGTTGACTGCTCTCGTCAACAGTCTAGAAATGATCTTAGCTAATACACCAGTGCCGGACGACCTCTTTGAAGACATTCTGTCGACGTTTTCTCGCTATTTTGATCTTGAACAAACCAAGGGTCTCAAATATCAActtgaaaaaatcaacGGAGACGCCGTGTGGATAGAGTGCTTAATGATGGGTTCTGCTAAaccaccaactccaccGCACGAGTCGCTTGCTCcaataaaaatagcatCACGCTAA
- the TOA1 gene encoding Toa1p (TFIIA large subunit; involved in transcriptional activation, acts as antirepressor or as coactivator; required, along with Toa2p, for ribosomal protein gene transcription in vivo; homologous to largest and second largest subunits of human and Drosophila TFIIA; GO_component: GO:0005737 - cytoplasm [Evidence IEA,IEA]; GO_component: GO:0005634 - nucleus [Evidence IEA,IEA]; GO_component: GO:0005672 - transcription factor TFIIA complex [Evidence IEA]; GO_component: GO:0005672 - transcription factor TFIIA complex [Evidence IDA] [PMID 7862117]; GO_function: GO:0017025 - TBP-class protein binding [Evidence IDA] [PMID 7604282]; GO_function: GO:0001129 - TBP-class protein binding RNA polymerase II transcription factor activity involved in preinitiation complex assembly [Evidence IDA,IGI] [PMID 10567590]; GO_process: GO:0051123 - RNA polymerase II transcriptional preinitiation complex assembly [Evidence IDA,IGI] [PMID 10567590]; GO_process: GO:0006367 - transcription initiation from RNA polymerase II promoter [Evidence IEA]; GO_process: GO:0006367 - transcription initiation from RNA polymerase II promoter [Evidence IDA] [PMID 7862117]; GO_process: GO:0006351 - transcription, DNA-templated [Evidence IEA]) codes for MSNDIVGKLYAEVIEGVVADSRPDFEDSGIDEATLMELKDIWQQRLSSFGVAKLPWDIEEEVLPPLPIAEPALEIPPQPTVPAANNPVRVKIEPSQPTTTAPPGIMLPTSSNVDARIRSNDLPRPNGGGLVLPGGGHITQADGPGDDDGLGDSDPDGINSDLDDSDDGLNSAAEDEDDDGGMIMLCLYDKVQRVKNKWKYVLKDGVANINGKDYVFSRGSGESEW; via the coding sequence ATGTCGAACGACATCGTGGGAAAGTTATATGCCGAGGTGATCGAGGGCGTTGTGGCCGATTCTCGTCCGGATTTTGAAGACTCGGGCATCGATGAAGCTACTCTGATGGAACTCAAGGACATCTGGCAACAGCGGTTGAGCTCGTTTGGCGTGGCTAAACTGCCTTGGgatattgaagaagaggtttTACCACCATTGCCTATTGCCGAGCCAGCGCTGGAAATCCCCCCTCAGCCAacagtaccagcagcaaataATCCAGTACGAGTCAAAATAGAACCCTCacaaccaacaaccacagcGCCTCCTGGAATTATGCTGCCAACATCGTCTAATGTCGACGCAAGGATACGGTCCAATGACTTGCCACGGCCAAATGGCGGTGGGTTAGTTCTTCCTGGAGGAGGCCATATAACCCAAGCCGATGGGCCAGGAGATGACGATGGTCTTGGAGATAGTGACCCTGATGGAATCAACTCAGATTTAGACGATTCGGATGACGGGTTGAACTCTGCtgccgaagatgaagatgacgacggGGGAATGATTATGCTCTGTCTTTATGACAAGGTACAGAGAGTGAAAAACAAGTGGAAATACGTGCTCAAGGATGGAGTGGCCAACATTAACGGCAAAGATTATGTATTTTCAAGAGGATCTGGCGAATCCGAGTGGTGA
- the FET3 gene encoding ferroxidase FET3: MKASSALPLLTAGLSLLVSSVSAAVRTYDFNVTWVNANPDGLHERQVVGINGQWPLPVIEVDKGDRIIVNMHNGLPDRNASIHFHGIFQNGSTEMDGPVMVTQCPVAPGGDITYNFTVDQNGTYWYHSHVDSQYPDGYRQALIVHDKTFPFDYDEDIFVTLSDWYHETIESIDPSFLSLYNPSGAEPIPDSFLFNDTQNSKIPVKPNTTYMLRIINIGAFVAQYFYIEGHNMTIVEVDGVYTEPTPADILYVHVAQRYTVLFTTKDTTDTNYAIVTVADSDLLDTIPPNLTLNHTNWLEYDSKAPFNEANITVDTSDDLDAFDDSTLIPYDHQELLPDPDYEITVNVSMNNLLNGINYAFFNNITYTAPKVPTLFTVMSANESVVEDDAIYGDFTHTFVLKHNEVVQLVVNNNDGGSHPFHLHGHTFQVLSRSPEYDDFTPFDPNNHTDFNDPPIRRDVLVAHPNGNFVIRFAANNPGVWLFHCHIEWHLFQGLALVLVEAPVQLQQTLQIPDDHYAVCDKVNVSSKGNAAGNSIDFFDLSGQNKQVPDLPNGFTARGIVALVFSCISAFLGMGAIVWYGLSDLSLSEVRMLEHIADDAGIEHEPIDPDDVSNHGGRDD, translated from the coding sequence ATGAAAGCCAGCTCTGCTTTGCCTTTGCTGACAGCAGGTTTGTCGCTGCTTGTTTCGTCGGTTAGCGCAGCAGTCCGCACCTATGATTTCAACGTTACATGGGTCAATGCCAACCCCGATGGTCTTCATGAACGTCAGGTGGTTGGTATCAATGGCCAATGGCCATTGCCTGTCATTGAAGTTGACAAGGGTGACCGTATTATCGTGAATATGCACAATGGATTGCCTGATCGTAATGCCTCGATCCATTTCCACGGTATCTTCCAGAACGGAAGTACTGAGATGGACGGTCCTGTCATGGTCACTCAATGTCCTGTTGCTCCTGGTGGAGACATCACTTATAACTTCACTGTGGATCAAAACGGTACTTACTGGTACCACTCTCACGTCGATTCGCAATATCCCGATGGTTACCGTCAAGCTCTTATTGTTCATGATAAGACTTTCCCCTTTGACtatgatgaagatatcTTTGTTACCTTGTCTGATTGGTACCATGAGACTATTGAGAGCATCGACCCTAGTTTCTTGTCTTTGTATAATCCTTCTGGAGCCGAGCCTATTCCCGACTCGTTTTTGTTCAATGATACTCAAAACTCCAAGATCCCTGTTAAGCCCAATACCACTTATATGTTgagaatcatcaacattgGTGCTTTTGTTGCTCAATACTTTTACATTGAGGGCCACAACATGACTATTGTCGAGGTTGATGGTGTTTACACTGAACCCACTCCTGCTGATATTCTTTATGTGCACGTTGCTCAGAGATACACTGTCTTGTTCACTACTAAGGACACTACTGATACCAACTATGCCATTGTCACTGTTGCCGACTCTGATTTGTTGGATACCATTCCTCCTAATCTTACTTTGAACCATACCAATTGGCTTGAGTACGACTCGAAGGCTCCTTTCAATGAGGCCAACATCACTGTTGATACTTCAGACGATCTCGATGCCTTCGACGATTCTACTTTGATCCCCTATGATCACCAGGAGCTTCTTCCTGACCCCGATTACGAGATTACTGTTAATGTGTCGATGAACAACTTGCTCAACGGTATTAACTATGctttcttcaacaacatcacCTACACCGCTCCCAAGGTTCCTACTTTGTTCACTGTCATGTCTGCCAACGagtctgttgttgaggacGATGCTATTTACGGAGATTTTACCCATACTTTTGTTCTTAAGCACAATGAGGTTGTGCAACTTGTTGTTAACAATAATGACGGTGGTTCTCACCCCTTCCACTTGCACGGACACACTTTCCAAGTTTTGTCCCGATCTCCCGAATACGACGACTTCACTCCTTTCGACCCTAACAACCACACTGATTTCAACGATCCTCCTATCAGAAGAGACGTTTTGGTTGCCCACCCCAACGGTAACTTTGTCATTCGATTCGCCGCCAACAACCCCGGTGTGTGGCTTTTCCACTGTCACATTGAGTGGCATTTGTTCCAGGGTCTTGCTCTGGTTCTTGTTGAGGCTCCtgttcaacttcaacagaCGCTTCAAATCCCCGACGACCACTACGCCGTCTGTGACAAAGTCAACGTGTCATCCAAGGGTAACGCAGCTGGCAACTCGATCGATTTCTTTGACCTGTCTGGCCAGAACAAGCAAGTGCCCGACCTGCCCAACGGATTCACCGCCAGAGGTATCGTGGCCCTCGTGTTCTCGTGTATCAGTGCCTTCCTCGGCATGGGCGCCATTGTGTGGTACGGACTCAGTGACCTGTCGCTGTCCGAGGTCAGAATGCTCGAGCATATTGCTGACGACGCCGGCATCGAGCACGAGCCCATCGACCCCGATGATGTGTCCAATCACGGCGGCCGCGACGACtaa
- the FTR1 gene encoding high-affinity iron permease FTR1 (High affinity iron permease; involved in the transport of iron across the plasma membrane; forms complex with Fet3p; expression is regulated by iron; protein abundance increases in response to DNA replication stress; GO_component: GO:0033573 - high affinity iron permease complex [Evidence IDA] [PMID 16522632]; GO_component: GO:0016021 - integral component of membrane [Evidence IEA]; GO_component: GO:0016021 - integral component of membrane [Evidence ISM] [PMID 12192589]; GO_component: GO:0016020 - membrane [Evidence IEA,IEA,IEA]; GO_component: GO:0005886 - plasma membrane [Evidence IDA] [PMID 10748025]; GO_component: GO:0005886 - plasma membrane [Evidence IDA] [PMID 16700543]; GO_function: GO:0005381 - iron ion transmembrane transporter activity [Evidence IDA] [PMID 16700543]; GO_function: GO:0005381 - iron ion transmembrane transporter activity [Evidence IDA] [PMID 8599111]; GO_process: GO:1901684 - arsenate ion transmembrane transport [Evidence IGI] [PMID 23295455]; GO_process: GO:0006827 - high-affinity iron ion transport [Evidence IMP] [PMID 16700543]; GO_process: GO:0006827 - high-affinity iron ion transport [Evidence IGI,IMP] [PMID 8599111]; GO_process: GO:0006811 - ion transport [Evidence IEA]; GO_process: GO:0033215 - iron assimilation by reduction and transport [Evidence IMP] [PMID 16700543]; GO_process: GO:0055072 - iron ion homeostasis [Evidence IEA]; GO_process: GO:0055085 - transmembrane transport [Evidence IEA]; GO_process: GO:0006810 - transport [Evidence IEA]), with protein MTNVFSVEIFFITFRESLEASVIISVLLAFIKQGLGGPNNDPKLYRKLIWQVWIGAFLGLFICLAIGGGFIGAFYSLGKDIWSSSEDLWEGIFSLIATIMITFMGLAMLRVNKMKEKWRLKIAQAILSSEEGSKFKIKRWFQKYALALLPFVTTLREGVEAIVFIGGVSLGTPATAFPLAVICGLICGCGIGYIIYRGGNIMSIQYFLIASTCFLYLIAAGLFSKAVWYLQFHHFSSIVGGDVAEAGDGPGSYNIKQSVWHVNCCNPETSGGWEIFNALFGWQNSATYGSVISYNVYWIFIIVVVLALLYQEKRGSLPIISRFSKKKVDHTERDDIIQRAEQLASKKYTEKAPVSATPTDSV; from the coding sequence ATGACCAACGTCTTCTCGGTGGAAATCTTTTTCATCACATTCAGAGAGTCTCTTGAGGCATCTGTGATTATCTCAGTGTTGTTGGCATTCATCAAGCAGGGTCTTGGTGGTCCCAACAATGACCCGAAACTGTATCGGAAACTGATTTGGCAGGTATGGATAGGTGCGTTCTTGGGTCTGTTCATCTGTTTGGCCATCGGTGGTGGTTTTATCGGTGCTTTCTACTCTCTTGGTAAGGATATCTGGTCGTCTTCTGAAGATTTGTGGGAAGGTATCTTCTCTCTGATTGCTACTATTATGATCACATTCATGGGTTTGGCTATGTTGAGAGTCAACaagatgaaggagaagtgGAGACTCAAGATTGCTCAAGCTATTTTGAGTAGTGAAGAGGGCTCCAAGTTCAAGATCAAGAGATGGTTCCAAAAGTATGCTTtggctcttcttccttttGTCACCACTTTGCGTGAAGGTGTTGAAGCCATTGTTTTCATTGGTGGTGTTTCTCTTGGTactcctgctactgcttTCCCCCTGGCTGTTATCTGTGGTCTTATCTGTGGATGTGGCATTGGTTACATTATCTACCGTGGTGGTAACATCATGTCTATTCAATATTTCTTGATTGCCTCTACCTGTTTCTTGTATttgattgctgctggtctgTTCTCCAAGGCCGTTTGGTACCTGCAATTCCACCACTTCTCATCGATTGTCGGAGGAGACGTTGCCGAGGCCGGTGACGGTCCTGGTTCATACAACATCAAACAGTCTGTTTGGCACGTCAACTGCTGTAACCCCGAGACTTCTGGTGGTTGGGAAATCTTCAACGCCCTTTTCGGTTGGCAAAATTCAGCCACTTATGGCTCGGTCATCTCATACAACGTGTACTggatcttcatcatcgtggtggtgctggccCTTCTGTACCAAGAGAAGCGAGGCTCGCTGCCCATCATCTCGCGCTTcagcaagaagaaggtcGACCACACCGAGAGAGACGACATCATCCAAAGAGCCGAGCAACTTGCCAGCAAGAAGTACACAGAAAAGGCCCCCGTCTCTGCCACCCCCACCGACTCGGTCTAA